From the Sphingomonas suaedae genome, one window contains:
- a CDS encoding DUF6489 family protein: protein MKINVEVDCTPEEMRRAMGLPDFTPVHDRYIQMLLDSIDKGGVSPEMVEGMMKSWMPMGEAGMNFWRGMFDMGGKATRGSE, encoded by the coding sequence ATGAAGATCAATGTCGAGGTGGACTGCACCCCCGAAGAGATGCGCCGCGCAATGGGGCTGCCAGATTTCACCCCGGTGCATGACCGCTATATCCAGATGCTGCTCGATTCGATCGACAAGGGCGGGGTCAGTCCCGAAATGGTTGAAGGGATGATGAAGAGTTGGATGCCGATGGGCGAGGCCGGGATGAATTTCTGGCGCGGCATGTTCGACATGGGTGGCAAGGCGACGCGCGGGTCCGAGTGA
- the mnmE gene encoding tRNA uridine-5-carboxymethylaminomethyl(34) synthesis GTPase MnmE, with amino-acid sequence MSDTIFALSSGQPPAGIAIIRISGPGAFDAVAALAGTLPSPRRASLRRLSHGDTQLDHALVLIFPGPATATGEDLAELHLHGGRAVVRAVEAALATFPCLRPAEAGEFTRRALINGRIDLTEAEGLSDLLAAETEAQRRAALRSAEGGIRVLVERWAGRALSLSATVEAMLDHGDEDDVVAQSDALKDVVGGAAALEAEILATIHQPGVERMRDGVRVVLAGPPNAGKSTLLNALTQREAAIVSPLAGTTRDRIEVPVMREGVAYLLTDTAGLRAAPRDMVEEIGISRAQAAIADADIVLWLDDAPPPNTDYLALHPRCDAAGRGGSAPGRLSLSATTGEGIAELWDEIAARAANLLPAADVVPFNQRQRNLAAEAAQALRDASGMADPLLVAEELRRSLRAFDRITGTADVEAMLDTLFGRFCIGK; translated from the coding sequence GTGAGCGACACCATCTTCGCGCTGTCGAGCGGGCAGCCGCCCGCCGGTATAGCGATCATCCGAATTTCCGGACCTGGCGCGTTTGATGCGGTCGCGGCGCTGGCCGGAACGTTGCCGTCACCGCGCCGGGCATCGCTGCGGAGGCTCAGCCATGGCGACACGCAACTCGATCATGCGCTCGTGCTGATCTTTCCCGGTCCCGCGACAGCGACGGGAGAGGATCTCGCGGAGTTGCATCTGCATGGCGGCCGCGCGGTCGTACGCGCGGTTGAGGCAGCGCTTGCAACTTTTCCGTGCCTTCGACCTGCGGAGGCGGGCGAGTTCACCCGTCGTGCGCTCATCAACGGGCGAATCGACCTGACGGAGGCGGAAGGGCTGAGCGACCTGCTCGCCGCGGAGACCGAGGCACAGCGTCGCGCTGCCCTGCGGAGTGCGGAGGGCGGCATTCGCGTTCTGGTCGAGCGATGGGCCGGTCGTGCGCTTTCGCTGTCGGCGACGGTGGAGGCGATGCTCGATCATGGCGACGAAGACGATGTCGTCGCGCAAAGCGATGCGCTGAAAGACGTGGTGGGTGGTGCGGCGGCGCTAGAAGCGGAGATCCTCGCGACCATTCACCAGCCAGGCGTCGAGCGAATGCGAGACGGGGTTCGCGTGGTCCTTGCCGGACCGCCGAACGCGGGTAAGTCGACCTTGCTCAATGCATTGACACAGCGAGAGGCGGCGATTGTCTCGCCGCTGGCCGGCACGACCCGAGACCGGATCGAAGTGCCGGTCATGCGCGAGGGTGTCGCCTATCTGCTGACCGATACCGCCGGGCTGCGCGCGGCGCCGAGGGATATGGTGGAAGAGATCGGTATCTCGCGCGCGCAGGCCGCTATTGCGGATGCCGACATTGTGCTGTGGCTTGACGACGCACCACCGCCGAATACCGACTATCTTGCACTTCATCCACGCTGCGACGCGGCCGGGCGAGGGGGATCCGCTCCTGGACGGCTCTCGCTATCCGCGACGACCGGAGAGGGTATCGCCGAGTTATGGGACGAAATCGCGGCGCGCGCCGCCAACCTGCTTCCTGCGGCAGATGTGGTTCCGTTCAACCAACGTCAACGCAACCTCGCCGCGGAAGCGGCACAGGCGCTGCGGGACGCATCCGGGATGGCCGATCCGCTTCTGGTCGCAGAGGAACTGCGGCGTTCGCTACGCGCGTTCGATCGAATCACGGGCACCGCAGATGTCGAGGCGATGCTCGACACCTTGTTCGGGCGATTCTGCATCGGCAAATGA